The Maridesulfovibrio ferrireducens genome segment GGTAAAGAACTCAAAAAGAAATAATCAGCTGAACTAATAAAATCACTCAAAAAGCCTCTTGGACTAATAAGTCTGAGAGGCTTTTTTATTGCCAATTAAAGTTTGGTACGCTACCTGACTTGCTCAAAGTCTAAATACATTTCCGGAGATAAAAAATGGTTGCGAATAATATTTCAGGCGAAGTTGTCCTCATATTCACCGGCGGGACAATTGGAATGAGTGAAAAGCCTGATGCCGGAGGAGTTGTTCCCGACGACAACTTCAACAAATTACTTTCAGAAATAACTCCTGACGATAAAGACATTAAAATCCGTCCTGTGCTGTGGTCCGATGTTCCCAGCCCGCACATGTCTCCTGAAATGATGCTTAAACTGGCGCATGACGTAGACTCATACCTTTCCGAAGATCAAGTCCTTGGAGCAGTCATTCTGCACGGCACAGACCTTATGGCTGAAACAGCATATGCACTCGACCTGACCGTAAACTCCCCGAAGCCGGTAATTCTGACCGGAGCCATGCGCTATTTCAACGAATCAGGATATGACGGAATACGTAATCTGGTAGATGCCGTCAGAGTATGCCTGCTGCCGCCGCCCAAAGGAACAGACGTTATCATCCAAATGGCGGACAAGCTTTTTGCAGCCAAGAACGCAATCAAATCAAGTTCCCTTAACGTGGACCCATTTATAGGTCAAAACACAGGCAGAATAGGTTTTATAGCCGGAGAATCAGTAATCCTGACAAGAGCCGACTCCTACAGAAGACCGAGATTCTCTTTTCCGGTCACAGGCGTAAGTAAAAACGTACATCTGGTCGGCTGTCATCCGGGAATGAACTCCACAATTTTAGAAAAATTACTAGAAACGGATGTGAAAGGAATCGTGCTTGAAGGATTCGGAGCAGGAAACACACCTCCCGAACTGGTCGCAGGCATTGAAAAATGTATTGAAGCAGGTGTACTTGTAGTTCTATGCACCCGATGTGTGGAAGGCGGAGTATGGCCCATCTATGCTTACCCCGGAGGAGCCGCGAATTTAAAACAGAAAGGTGTCATAACAGCCGGAGGTCTTTCCGCGCTGAAAGCGACACTGCTGTTACAATTACTACTCGGCAGCAACTGCCCGATAGACCAGATTAAAACAATTTTCGCAGAAGAAAGCGTTTAAAAACATAAAACAAAAAAATTCTAATCTAACCCCCTCCCCCTTAAAAGGGAGTCCAGAGGGCCGCAAGCCCTTTGGTCCAGCCGAAGGCGAAATCCCAAATAACATCAGTCTTAAAAAAAGCGCCGCAGGTAAATCTGCGGCGCTTTTTTATTAAATATCTTCCAAATCGATTCGCGATATAATTTCTATTAAAGTTCTGACTCCGAACCCCGTTCCGCCGGCTGTCAAAGTTGCCGTCTTCTTCTTTCGCCAGGCCGGTCCGGCAATATCCAGATGCGCCCAAGGTACATTTTCGGGCACAAACTCTTTCAAAAACATTCCGGCATGAATGGTCATACCTTCCCGTGACCCGATATTTTTTAAATCTGCCACATCACTTTTAAGCTCTTCTTTATAAATATCCCACAGCGGCATGGGCCAGAATCTTTCACCGACTCTCATACCCGATTCAATAATAATATTCTCAAGCTTCGGTGAATTATCCATAACAGCAGCAACATTCCAGCCGAATGCAACTATGCACCCCCCTGTGAGAGTCGCAAGGTCTATTATGGCGGCGGGTTCAAACTGTTTCGAATATGCCAGAGCATCGCAAAGTAAAAGGCGACCCTCGGCATCAGTATTTAAAATTTCGATAGTCTTACCGGAAAAAGAAGTCACAACCTCACCGGGGCGGGTTGCTAATCCATCCGGCATATTATCCGCGCATGGCAATATCCCCACAACCGGCAAATCAGGATTCAGCTCGCCCAAAGCATGAAAAAATCCAAATATAGCCGCAGCTCCAGCCATATCACATTTCATGTCTTCAATGTGTCCGCTAGGCTTTAGCGAGATTCCGCCGGTATCAAAAGTGACCCCTTTACCGACCAGCACCAGAGGTTTATCCCCTTCTCTTCCTTTAGGGCAATATTCAAGAGTAATCAGGCGCGGTTCATCAATACTTCCTTTAAAAACGGAAGCATAAGCCCCCATCCCCTTATCAATGATTTCCTTGCGTTTCATGGCCTTAAATTTAAAGCCGTATTTTTTTGCAAGCTTCTTTGCTTCTTCGGCAAGAAAAACCGGATTTGCAATATTCGGAGGAGAATTAACCAAATCACGGGCATAGGAGACCGCTTCTCCAACAGTCTGTCCTTTATGGATAGCTTCAATAAAAGTCTCGGAAGGTTCAGCGTCTGTCAACATTTTAACGACTTCGGGCAGCGCGGCATTATCTTCTTTTTTAGTCTTAAACTCATCATATGAATAAAGCCCGCTCATTGCAGCAGCGACGAAATGTTCGTGCATATCCTCAAGAACGATACCTTCAAAAGCGGACAGCGGAGCACCGACAATTCTGAATTTCAACTCCCGGCATTTACAAAAAGCCGAGGACACAGCCTGACTGAACTGCTCAATTCCAAACTCATTCTTATCGCCGAGCCCTACAATCATAACCCGCTGAATTGAAGTGGAAGAACCGTAAATTACAGTTGTACTGCCGAGTTCTCCAGTAAAATCAGTGAGCCCCGGAGAACCTGCCACCCAGTCTGCCTGCGTCGTTATCCATTTGGAAAATCCGGGCAGAAACTCTTCTGAACCCTTAAATGCGAAAAAAATTACAGCATCAGCAGACCATGCGGACGCTGGTTCAACTACAATATTAAATTCCATTTCCCTCTCCGGCATTTATTTGATGAGTGAACAAAAAATCCATTTTAATTGGGAGAAACCTGCTCAACAAAAGAAAAAGTTCCATTGCTAAAACGTACAATATCAACAGTTTTATTAGGAACTCTTACACCTTCAGGATAACTGATATCTCCAGTAACACCCTTAAATCCGACAGTTGCCGATAAAGCGGCCCTGATTGCTTCCGTATCGGTAGAACCGGCTCTTGTAATAGCCTGAGCAAGCAGCATGACGGTGTCGTATCCAAGTGCGGCAAAACCGCTCTCCGGCGCAACTCCGAACATCCTTTTGTAGCTATCCACAAAATCACGGACTTCAGGATCAGGATTATCAAACGCAACATGGGTCGCAAAATAAATTGAATGAGCATATTCTTCAGGAATCTTTAATAACCCCGGAGTATCAAACCCGTCACCGGAAACAATCGGCTGGTTAAATCCGGCTTTACGGGCTTCTGTCACATACCCCGCCGCATCAGGCGGTGTGATGGACATAAAAAGCAGGTCAGGCTTATCCCCTTCCTTTGGTAGCGGATAAGTGGTGTCTCCGGCATTATACCAGACCTCGTCAACAACAACTCCACCATATTTGCGATATCTACGCTTAAAATACTTAGAAAGAGTTTTGGCAAACTCACTGGAAACATCTGTCCCGACAAAACAGCGTTCAGTTTTCAATCTGCGCTTTGCAAACTTAGCAATAGCACGGGCCTGCATATTGTCACCAAAAGCAGTCATAAAAAAGTTTTTGCCGTACATATAAGGTAAATTTTGCATCGTGGCGCCAGCCGTGATGAACACAAGCCCTTTAGTTGTTACAGCAGGAGCCGCCGCTGTGACGTAGTCAGTATCATTAAGTCCTAAAACCGCGACGATTCCATCCTCATCAGCTATAGATTCAGCTGCGGTTGCAGTTGAATCAAGATTCGAACGGCAATCTGAGATTATTAAGCTTAATTTTTTACCAAGCACACCGCCTTCACTGTTTATCACATCCCTTGCGAGCTCCATTCCGTGCAGGCCGGGCTGATCAACTGCCGCCATAGCCCCCGTAAGATTATAAAGAACTCCGATTTTAACGGTATCATCGGCTGCGAATGCGCTACCGAAGCAAAGCCCCAAAGTAATCAGACATAAAAGTACTATTTTTTTCATATTGCCTCCAAATATTTACAATGCGAAAGCCACACCTGTTTTTACTGCCCACATAAGTAGCAGATATACACATGATATTTTTCCAACATTGCAACTGTATTACAAACTCAGCAAATTTAGCAGCTATAATTTAACCGCCAAGCTTAATTCTTTGTGCCGAGCTTGGCTTGTTGAGCTTCAAGAAACCGCTGGAATTTGTTTATTTCTTCTTCTCTTTTTTCAGGAACAGTCGGGGAGTCTGCTTCCTGACGATATCTTTTATCAGCGAGACCTCTACTGACTGCGGCTTCAGCTCCCAGCCCCTGCCAGCCCGAAGTGTCCTGAGAAAATTTTTGAATATAACTTATCCCCATAAAAGCACGGGTGATTTTAGTATTATCACGTAATTTCCGCATATCTTTAAATTCAGCTTTTGCAGAAACCTGCCGGATTGATTTATCAAGTGAAACCATTTTTTCCGGCATTTGAAGCGGCTCGAAAACAGCGCCGTGATTATTTAAAATATGCCCTTTGTCTCCGGCTGTGGCAGGATCGATATAAAAACCGGCATACAATCCGGCTGGATCAAAGACTGAAAGATCACACGATAAATCAACACCTACCCCGCAAGTAAGACAGGTAACGTTCCGGTGTCTCGGAATGCTGTCCCGACTCCACCACTCCCCGCTATTAAGGGGATCGATAATAGTCCTGCCGTTCGCAGGAGCAAATTCATCTATAGGAGAACGCATCAAAGTTCCTGCCATCAACTCGCTTACCTGCGTCCACGCCGCTACACCTATTATCCCTTTGAAATCCCTGCGCCGTCTTCTAGCCAGCAAAAAAAGCCCTCTATAAAGCTTATCCAGAGTTGTGCCGCCTTCTTCCGTGGAATTAAACATCACATACTCGTTAAATCCCCCGGAAATAGTCAAATTGAAAGGAGTCCTGATAAGCACGGACCCCGTATCGTTTTGAGGAACCAGAAAATCTGCCAGATCATGTCCATCTGTCGGAAGCCAGGCCATAGTTCCGCCGATAGTAATCATCGCGCCGAGAACCTTCATATAATCTTCTGGAACATCTCCGAGTCCGCCTACTCCGAGAGAATATTCGGTCTGTGAAAATCTACGGGAGAACATGCGCTTTTCAGTTACCCTTGAATGCAGAACCTCCGCCACCGAGCCTATAACTTTGAGTTCAGCCTGACTGTTCTCGCCCGGAATAAACTTGAACCCTCCGATGGGAGAATCCATACTTTCGAGATTATCCCAGTTTTCAAGAGCCTGCCGTTCCCATTGCACGGATTGCAAAAAATTCATGGCCTCACTTTTTGAGACAAAAATATCTAAAGAGCGAGTCATACCGGCAGTATCAAGAACATTTTTACAATATGAACGCAGACCGCAAAGAGCTAACGCCCCTTTTCTAAGGCGTAAAATTTTAAGAGTTCTCACTATGCTGCGAATTCCGGCACTGCTTAAATAACGGACATCGCTCATATCAAACGCCATACAGGCCAGTGATTCTTCCGCTAAAAGATCTGCAAGTACTTTATCGAGCTCTACTGCACCGTAAGCATCTATCCTTTCTCCTATGCTGACTACAACACTCTCACCGTGTCTGCGAACTGTAATTTCCATTCTATCACTCCTGCAAAATATCTTTATCTCTCATGATATCAGGTACAAGTGCAACATAGGCATAACCCGTTCATCTTGTGAAGTTACTTCGAGAAAACCTGTACTATTTTTTCAGGCTCTGCTAATTTAGTTTATAAGAGGACCAGACATGAAGAAAGTTATAAATAAATTTATTCCGGACACTGGAACCGGAAAATTCCTCAAGAAAGCCCTTGAGGATAAAAATATGACCATCAAAGATGTTCTTCATGGTTATATGTATATACGTTGGCCTAAAGCATATATCGGTGCCGCTTTGGGTGAAAACAATCTTGCCCCGATTGCAGACTTTATTTCAAGTCTTATCGCCAACCCCGCCGATAAGACAAAAAGAGAGCAATTGAAAAAAGACTTTGCAGACACGTATCACGGCAAAATCATTATAACTGAAGAAGCCATTAAACTTATACATATCGGACGCGAAGTTTCGACAACCCTGCCTGAGAGAGTTTTGCCCTACAGCAAGGCCAGAGACATCGTGCTTAGTGACCCCGATCATATCGTAGCCCTTGAATGTCCTTGCCGCGCATCCAGAAAGAACCCGTGTCACCCACTCGATGTATGCTTAATTATTGGAGAACCTTTTGCTTCATTTGTTGTAGAAAATCATCCGGATAAAGCACGGAGCATCACAATAGATGAAGCTGAAAGAACCCTTGAGGCGGAAAATGCAA includes the following:
- a CDS encoding asparaginase, yielding MVANNISGEVVLIFTGGTIGMSEKPDAGGVVPDDNFNKLLSEITPDDKDIKIRPVLWSDVPSPHMSPEMMLKLAHDVDSYLSEDQVLGAVILHGTDLMAETAYALDLTVNSPKPVILTGAMRYFNESGYDGIRNLVDAVRVCLLPPPKGTDVIIQMADKLFAAKNAIKSSSLNVDPFIGQNTGRIGFIAGESVILTRADSYRRPRFSFPVTGVSKNVHLVGCHPGMNSTILEKLLETDVKGIVLEGFGAGNTPPELVAGIEKCIEAGVLVVLCTRCVEGGVWPIYAYPGGAANLKQKGVITAGGLSALKATLLLQLLLGSNCPIDQIKTIFAEESV
- a CDS encoding leucyl aminopeptidase; this encodes MEFNIVVEPASAWSADAVIFFAFKGSEEFLPGFSKWITTQADWVAGSPGLTDFTGELGSTTVIYGSSTSIQRVMIVGLGDKNEFGIEQFSQAVSSAFCKCRELKFRIVGAPLSAFEGIVLEDMHEHFVAAAMSGLYSYDEFKTKKEDNAALPEVVKMLTDAEPSETFIEAIHKGQTVGEAVSYARDLVNSPPNIANPVFLAEEAKKLAKKYGFKFKAMKRKEIIDKGMGAYASVFKGSIDEPRLITLEYCPKGREGDKPLVLVGKGVTFDTGGISLKPSGHIEDMKCDMAGAAAIFGFFHALGELNPDLPVVGILPCADNMPDGLATRPGEVVTSFSGKTIEILNTDAEGRLLLCDALAYSKQFEPAAIIDLATLTGGCIVAFGWNVAAVMDNSPKLENIIIESGMRVGERFWPMPLWDIYKEELKSDVADLKNIGSREGMTIHAGMFLKEFVPENVPWAHLDIAGPAWRKKKTATLTAGGTGFGVRTLIEIISRIDLEDI
- a CDS encoding ABC transporter substrate-binding protein, which produces MKKIVLLCLITLGLCFGSAFAADDTVKIGVLYNLTGAMAAVDQPGLHGMELARDVINSEGGVLGKKLSLIISDCRSNLDSTATAAESIADEDGIVAVLGLNDTDYVTAAAPAVTTKGLVFITAGATMQNLPYMYGKNFFMTAFGDNMQARAIAKFAKRRLKTERCFVGTDVSSEFAKTLSKYFKRRYRKYGGVVVDEVWYNAGDTTYPLPKEGDKPDLLFMSITPPDAAGYVTEARKAGFNQPIVSGDGFDTPGLLKIPEEYAHSIYFATHVAFDNPDPEVRDFVDSYKRMFGVAPESGFAALGYDTVMLLAQAITRAGSTDTEAIRAALSATVGFKGVTGDISYPEGVRVPNKTVDIVRFSNGTFSFVEQVSPN
- a CDS encoding STAS domain-containing protein translates to MEITVRRHGESVVVSIGERIDAYGAVELDKVLADLLAEESLACMAFDMSDVRYLSSAGIRSIVRTLKILRLRKGALALCGLRSYCKNVLDTAGMTRSLDIFVSKSEAMNFLQSVQWERQALENWDNLESMDSPIGGFKFIPGENSQAELKVIGSVAEVLHSRVTEKRMFSRRFSQTEYSLGVGGLGDVPEDYMKVLGAMITIGGTMAWLPTDGHDLADFLVPQNDTGSVLIRTPFNLTISGGFNEYVMFNSTEEGGTTLDKLYRGLFLLARRRRRDFKGIIGVAAWTQVSELMAGTLMRSPIDEFAPANGRTIIDPLNSGEWWSRDSIPRHRNVTCLTCGVGVDLSCDLSVFDPAGLYAGFYIDPATAGDKGHILNNHGAVFEPLQMPEKMVSLDKSIRQVSAKAEFKDMRKLRDNTKITRAFMGISYIQKFSQDTSGWQGLGAEAAVSRGLADKRYRQEADSPTVPEKREEEINKFQRFLEAQQAKLGTKN
- a CDS encoding 4Fe-4S binding protein; this translates as MKKVINKFIPDTGTGKFLKKALEDKNMTIKDVLHGYMYIRWPKAYIGAALGENNLAPIADFISSLIANPADKTKREQLKKDFADTYHGKIIITEEAIKLIHIGREVSTTLPERVLPYSKARDIVLSDPDHIVALECPCRASRKNPCHPLDVCLIIGEPFASFVVENHPDKARSITIDEAERTLEAENARGHVHHAFFKDVMLGRFYAICNCCPCCCGAMEAMKNGIPMLAPSGYIAIVDPNKCIGCGQCMEYCPFGAMKVRDKRMHIDPNKCMGCGVCVNKCRKSSLYLARNKKHPEPFLVEKLLKSS